A single region of the Vibrio cyclitrophicus genome encodes:
- a CDS encoding sterol desaturase family protein has translation MNIDALINHPEWLLLVLAPLFMVCMLAEYFIGQKQGRLPDNSSYKLSEVMCNFTLAGMHQLSDLLTGLLVVQLYLWLFGWRLMDIEMGVLSFVVLMVLQDFCYYWFHRASHRVRWMWAAHVAHHSSESMNFSTAFRQSLMYPLAGMWLFWVPLVIIGFEPKWVIFVVLLNLGLQFFVHTQWIRSLGPLEYIFNTPSHHRVHHGKNPQYIDKNYAGVLIIWDKLFGTFEPEVETVRYGVTKPVNSFNPIVVTFQEWKAIFKDLENRELTMKQKVRLILSPPSD, from the coding sequence ATGAATATCGACGCATTAATCAATCACCCAGAATGGCTACTGCTTGTATTAGCGCCCTTGTTCATGGTGTGCATGTTGGCTGAGTATTTTATCGGTCAGAAGCAAGGTCGATTACCAGATAACTCGAGCTATAAACTTTCAGAAGTAATGTGTAACTTCACGCTGGCGGGAATGCACCAACTCTCCGATTTGCTCACCGGGTTATTGGTCGTTCAGCTGTATCTATGGCTGTTTGGTTGGCGCTTGATGGACATTGAAATGGGCGTGCTGAGTTTTGTAGTATTGATGGTGTTGCAAGACTTTTGCTATTACTGGTTCCATAGAGCAAGCCATCGTGTTCGCTGGATGTGGGCAGCACACGTCGCGCACCACAGTTCAGAAAGCATGAACTTCAGTACGGCTTTCCGTCAAAGCTTAATGTATCCACTTGCTGGGATGTGGCTTTTCTGGGTACCGTTGGTCATCATAGGTTTTGAGCCTAAGTGGGTCATCTTTGTGGTGCTTCTAAATCTAGGTTTGCAGTTCTTTGTCCATACACAATGGATACGAAGCTTGGGGCCACTTGAATACATCTTTAATACCCCTTCGCATCATCGAGTACATCACGGCAAAAACCCGCAATACATCGATAAGAACTACGCAGGTGTTTTGATCATTTGGGATAAGTTGTTTGGTACGTTCGAACCGGAAGTTGAAACCGTACGTTACGGCGTCACCAAGCCAGTAAACAGTTTTAACCCGATAGTGGTCACCTTTCAAGAATGGAAGGCCATATTCAAAGATTTGGAGAACCGGGAGCTAACCATGAAACAAAAAGTGCGATTGATACTCTCGCCTCCTTCAGACTAA